The proteins below are encoded in one region of Qipengyuania sp. HL-TH1:
- the crcB gene encoding fluoride efflux transporter CrcB: MSTFTPFVAALHVFVGGGFGAVLRWQLGRAMTGWLGVPIVTAFPFATLAVNAAGSLAMGLLAGWLARHGGGGGEQLRLLLGVGLLGGFTTFSAFSLEMVMLLERGNYLFALLYGILSIAMGITGLMVGLGVMRMAG, encoded by the coding sequence ATGTCCACCTTTACTCCATTTGTCGCCGCACTGCACGTCTTTGTCGGCGGCGGGTTCGGCGCAGTGCTGCGCTGGCAGCTCGGCCGCGCGATGACCGGCTGGCTCGGCGTGCCCATCGTCACCGCCTTTCCTTTCGCCACGCTCGCGGTCAATGCTGCAGGCAGCCTCGCCATGGGCCTGCTCGCCGGATGGCTGGCGCGCCACGGCGGCGGGGGCGGCGAACAATTGCGCCTGCTGCTGGGGGTCGGCCTGCTCGGCGGGTTCACCACCTTCAGCGCGTTCAGCCTCGAAATGGTCATGCTGCTCGAACGCGGCAATTATCTTTTCGCCCTGCTCTACGGGATCCTGTCGATCGCCATGGGCATCACCGGGCTGATGGTCGGGCTTGGCGTGATGAGGATGGCAGGATGA
- the rpsU gene encoding 30S ribosomal protein S21: protein MQIMVRDNNVDQALRALKKKLQREGVYREMKLRRHYEKPSEKRAREKAAAVRRARKLERKRMERDGVK from the coding sequence ATGCAGATCATGGTTCGCGATAACAATGTCGACCAGGCCCTCCGCGCGCTCAAGAAGAAGCTGCAGCGTGAAGGTGTGTATCGCGAAATGAAGCTGCGCCGCCACTACGAGAAGCCGAGCGAGAAGCGCGCCCGCGAAAAGGCCGCTGCCGTGCGCCGCGCGCGCAAGCTCGAGCGTAAGCGGATGGAGCGCGACGGCGTCAAATAA
- a CDS encoding FKBP-type peptidyl-prolyl cis-trans isomerase, protein MTEITRVPLQPVAKGSLTKLWLGVILAVLIGAGLAWAAMPKGLEVETVTAGAGDSPQVGDVVFVNYVGKLADGTEFDRSQPLPVPPGLFPEGNPLLLEEGAIIDGFIEGLQQMQKGGSYVLTIPAEQAYGAEPPPGSPIPANADLVFEVEVVDFMSRDDFQARAAALQQMMGEQGAEGQAGPPPGQ, encoded by the coding sequence ATGACCGAGATTACCCGCGTTCCCCTCCAGCCCGTCGCCAAGGGCTCGCTGACCAAGCTGTGGCTCGGGGTGATCCTCGCCGTCCTGATCGGCGCCGGTCTGGCCTGGGCCGCCATGCCCAAGGGGCTCGAAGTCGAGACGGTGACCGCGGGTGCAGGCGATTCGCCCCAGGTCGGCGACGTTGTGTTCGTCAATTATGTCGGCAAGCTCGCCGACGGGACCGAATTCGACCGCTCGCAGCCGCTGCCGGTACCGCCGGGCCTGTTCCCCGAAGGCAATCCGCTGCTGCTCGAAGAAGGCGCGATCATCGACGGCTTTATCGAGGGGCTGCAGCAGATGCAGAAGGGTGGCAGCTACGTGCTGACGATTCCCGCCGAACAGGCCTATGGCGCCGAACCGCCCCCGGGCTCGCCGATCCCGGCCAATGCCGACCTGGTGTTCGAGGTCGAAGTGGTCGATTTCATGAGCCGCGACGATTTCCAGGCCCGTGCCGCTGCGCTGCAGCAGATGATGGGCGAACAGGGCGCCGAAGGCCAGGCGGGACCGCCACCGGGCCAGTAA
- a CDS encoding DUF4153 domain-containing protein → MSEMTQAHAPATHADWPLRPWLLAALLGIAGLCVHLFSDWNADNMPPWRAALVAAFAFGPLALAFTVDRLRWKEPLVFAGLVALVMAGIAWRVTVAGDRHADESFWLAAGLVAITLAMPLFQAGFHRLRWRTAYDQTHFHVWTDAISGAGALVFTGVSWLLVVLLAALFSAIDIDIVENVVDEPWFGWTFSGAAFGAALGVLRNQLKIIGTLQSVVMLVFSIIAVPLAAALAIFLLAVLASGIAALWNATESPTPLLLSVAVAAFVLVNAVIRNADDEVSGNRALRWASLVLALAILPLALLAAVSAGTRIAEYGLSPERLWGIVAVAVAVAYGVAYFAAPIRGRIAGWMERVRRANMHLAVATCVLAFILALPLFDFGAISARNQIARLDAGEVAVDEFDFDALRWDFGDAGREALARLTDSNDPEIAKIARETQTQDSRPYRGYRDTNRDERLANIRFEFEDEALRDHVRGSVRGNGSYCDKPCVALDLGAGEDGRRKVAMVEGGDVRKLSFDLGEAVDDSPTGAVAMEAVLAVEAFEATPDQTANSEVEIREWSGRRVYIDGQPAGDPFE, encoded by the coding sequence ATGAGTGAGATGACCCAGGCCCACGCGCCCGCCACCCATGCCGACTGGCCGCTGCGCCCGTGGCTTCTTGCGGCACTGCTCGGCATCGCCGGGCTCTGTGTCCATCTGTTCTCCGACTGGAATGCGGACAACATGCCGCCGTGGCGCGCCGCGCTGGTCGCCGCATTTGCCTTTGGTCCGCTGGCGCTTGCCTTCACCGTCGATCGCCTCCGCTGGAAGGAGCCGCTGGTCTTTGCCGGACTGGTCGCGCTGGTCATGGCGGGGATTGCCTGGCGCGTCACGGTCGCGGGTGACCGCCATGCCGACGAATCTTTCTGGCTTGCCGCGGGGCTGGTCGCGATCACGCTGGCCATGCCGCTGTTCCAGGCGGGTTTCCACCGGCTGCGCTGGCGGACGGCCTATGACCAGACGCACTTCCATGTCTGGACCGATGCGATCAGCGGTGCCGGGGCGCTTGTCTTCACCGGTGTTTCCTGGCTGCTGGTGGTGCTGCTGGCGGCGCTATTCTCGGCCATCGATATCGATATCGTCGAGAACGTGGTCGACGAACCATGGTTCGGCTGGACCTTCTCGGGTGCGGCATTTGGCGCCGCCTTGGGCGTGCTGCGCAACCAGTTGAAGATCATCGGCACGCTGCAATCAGTGGTGATGCTGGTGTTCTCGATCATCGCGGTGCCGCTGGCGGCCGCGCTGGCGATCTTCCTGCTGGCCGTGCTGGCGAGCGGCATAGCGGCGCTGTGGAACGCTACCGAAAGCCCCACGCCGCTGCTGCTGTCGGTGGCGGTGGCGGCCTTCGTCCTCGTCAATGCGGTGATTCGCAACGCCGATGACGAGGTCAGCGGTAACCGCGCGCTGCGTTGGGCTTCGCTGGTGCTGGCGCTAGCGATCCTCCCGCTGGCGCTGCTGGCGGCAGTCTCGGCCGGCACGCGGATTGCCGAATACGGGCTCAGCCCCGAACGGCTGTGGGGCATCGTCGCGGTCGCGGTCGCGGTGGCCTACGGCGTCGCCTATTTCGCCGCACCGATCCGCGGGCGCATTGCAGGGTGGATGGAGCGCGTACGCCGCGCCAACATGCATCTCGCGGTGGCGACCTGCGTGCTCGCCTTCATTCTCGCACTGCCATTGTTCGATTTCGGCGCGATCTCCGCGCGCAACCAGATCGCGCGGCTCGATGCGGGCGAGGTCGCGGTGGACGAATTCGATTTCGACGCGCTGCGCTGGGATTTCGGCGATGCTGGAAGGGAGGCGCTGGCGCGACTGACCGACAGCAATGATCCCGAAATCGCGAAAATCGCCCGCGAGACGCAAACGCAGGATTCGCGACCATATCGCGGCTATCGCGACACGAACCGCGATGAGCGCCTCGCAAATATCCGATTCGAATTCGAAGATGAGGCGTTGCGCGATCATGTGCGCGGCTCCGTTCGCGGGAATGGCTCGTATTGCGACAAGCCTTGTGTTGCACTGGATCTTGGTGCTGGCGAAGATGGGCGGCGCAAGGTCGCCATGGTCGAAGGTGGCGATGTGCGGAAATTGAGCTTCGATCTTGGCGAAGCGGTCGACGATAGCCCGACAGGCGCTGTTGCTATGGAAGCGGTCCTCGCCGTAGAAGCGTTTGAAGCCACGCCAGATCAAACCGCCAATTCTGAGGTCGAAATCCGCGAATGGAGCGGGCGGCGGGTCTATATCGATGGCCAGCCCGCGGGCGATCCTTTCGAATAG
- the gatC gene encoding Asp-tRNA(Asn)/Glu-tRNA(Gln) amidotransferase subunit GatC, with protein MSVTREEVAKIASLARIKMGDDELDTMVPELNNILDWVEQLGEVDTSGVEPMTAVIPNTLRLREDVVDADPKTGGGRREDVLANAPAAEHGFFGVPKVIE; from the coding sequence ATGTCAGTCACACGCGAAGAAGTGGCCAAGATCGCCTCGCTCGCCCGCATCAAGATGGGCGATGACGAGCTCGATACGATGGTCCCCGAACTCAACAACATCCTCGACTGGGTCGAACAGCTGGGCGAGGTCGATACCAGCGGCGTCGAGCCGATGACCGCGGTCATTCCCAACACACTGCGCCTGCGCGAAGATGTGGTCGACGCCGATCCCAAGACCGGCGGCGGGCGGCGCGAGGATGTGCTCGCCAACGCCCCGGCGGCGGAACACGGCTTCTTCGGCGTGCCCAAGGTGATCGAATAA